From the uncultured Fibrobacter sp. genome, one window contains:
- a CDS encoding alpha/beta hydrolase, whose protein sequence is MKSKILTSMVVACAFALVNCDDTTSAVEDALQEQGGVPTSSSDGLAPTTTPEISSGSIVGGNNAAIPASSDSQGLSQGIEQGTVPASSAIGGGNLVPATSSAGGENASPTSAPASSGQQGGDVAPAPASSSAGTTVTPASSSAAAPASSSEAAQAPAASGIFLAEGTDENKDQMEVEYIEHTGWDGGGILSYPKRLSADKKHAVVVWGPGGGTEPGAYGGMIRRLASHGFVVIALRESPGNTSQGKPALDWLEKKNNDPNDPLYQKLDMTKVGCSGHSMGGLESEQMVIQDKRVITAMLNNSGDLGHTAMASVPTDKTIGIVYGEAGMERPNAEADYNNNGVKVPACLIQMTGGPQGGEGGWGHGSGPWGGMAATVAWMRWHLGGEDFRKADFVGSSGRYINGEIIGEQGHWKGTCKNF, encoded by the coding sequence ATGAAATCTAAAATATTGACAAGCATGGTCGTTGCGTGCGCCTTTGCCTTGGTGAATTGTGATGACACCACTTCGGCTGTGGAAGATGCCCTGCAGGAACAGGGTGGTGTTCCTACATCCAGTAGCGATGGACTTGCGCCTACGACAACGCCCGAAATCAGTTCTGGCTCTATTGTCGGTGGCAACAATGCCGCGATTCCGGCTTCTTCGGATAGCCAGGGATTAAGCCAGGGAATTGAACAGGGAACTGTGCCCGCATCGTCGGCCATTGGCGGTGGTAATCTGGTTCCTGCGACATCTTCGGCTGGTGGCGAAAACGCCTCGCCGACTTCTGCTCCGGCTTCTTCCGGGCAGCAGGGCGGTGATGTTGCCCCGGCGCCTGCCTCCAGTTCTGCTGGTACTACCGTGACTCCGGCCAGCTCCAGTGCTGCGGCTCCGGCTAGCAGTTCCGAAGCTGCACAGGCTCCTGCGGCTAGCGGTATTTTCCTTGCCGAAGGCACGGACGAAAACAAGGACCAAATGGAAGTTGAATATATCGAACACACCGGTTGGGATGGTGGCGGAATCCTTTCTTATCCCAAGCGTCTCTCCGCCGACAAGAAGCATGCCGTTGTCGTTTGGGGTCCCGGTGGCGGTACTGAACCCGGTGCTTACGGTGGAATGATCCGCCGTCTTGCTTCGCACGGCTTCGTGGTGATTGCGCTGCGCGAATCTCCGGGCAACACTTCCCAGGGCAAGCCCGCTCTCGACTGGCTCGAAAAGAAGAACAACGATCCGAACGATCCGCTTTATCAGAAACTCGACATGACGAAGGTTGGGTGCTCTGGCCACTCCATGGGCGGCCTTGAATCTGAGCAGATGGTTATTCAGGACAAGCGCGTGATTACGGCGATGCTGAACAACAGCGGTGACCTCGGACATACGGCTATGGCGAGCGTCCCGACAGACAAGACTATCGGTATCGTTTACGGTGAAGCTGGCATGGAACGCCCGAATGCCGAAGCTGACTACAACAACAACGGTGTCAAGGTTCCTGCTTGCCTTATCCAGATGACGGGTGGCCCGCAGGGCGGCGAAGGTGGCTGGGGTCACGGTTCTGGCCCGTGGGGCGGCATGGCCGCGACGGTTGCCTGGATGCGCTGGCACCTCGGCGGCGAAGACTTCCGCAAGGCTGATTTTGTCGGTTCGAGCGGTCGCTACATCAATGGCGAAATCATTGGTGAACAGGGACACTGGAAGGGAACCTGCAAGAACTTCTAA
- a CDS encoding nitroreductase produces MNTLEAIRTRRSTRKFKAQPVELEKLKQIVEAGQFGPTGGNAQSNHFFVISDAAVIAKLKELVQSAFAAMELREDLYKSLKNSITLARKGNYSFCYTAPVLIVVANKKEYGNNMADVACAVENMMLAANELDLGSCYINQLKWLNEDPTLLEYLHGLGLREDERVYASVAIGYADTESGLPNRAESPRVGNEVVFV; encoded by the coding sequence ATGAATACGCTTGAAGCAATACGTACACGTCGCAGTACCCGCAAGTTCAAGGCACAGCCTGTCGAACTCGAGAAGTTGAAGCAGATTGTCGAGGCGGGCCAGTTCGGGCCTACCGGCGGCAATGCGCAGAGCAACCACTTCTTCGTGATTTCGGATGCTGCGGTGATTGCGAAACTCAAGGAACTCGTGCAGTCCGCTTTTGCCGCGATGGAACTCCGCGAAGACTTGTACAAGAGCCTCAAGAATTCCATTACGCTTGCGCGCAAAGGGAACTACTCCTTCTGCTATACGGCGCCCGTGCTGATCGTGGTCGCGAACAAGAAGGAATACGGCAACAACATGGCCGATGTCGCCTGCGCTGTGGAGAACATGATGCTTGCCGCGAACGAGCTTGACCTCGGCAGTTGCTACATCAATCAGCTCAAGTGGCTGAACGAAGACCCGACGCTTCTCGAATACCTGCACGGCCTTGGCTTGCGCGAAGACGAACGCGTGTACGCCTCCGTTGCCATCGGCTACGCCGATACGGAGAGTGGCCTCCCGAACCGCGCGGAATCCCCGCGCGTCGGCAACGAAGTCGTGTTCGTGTAA
- a CDS encoding CatB-related O-acetyltransferase yields MPTPQNIPDPNTIHPIAGYDKEIYVKPTLKNPNIIVGDFTYIADSEFESHVTHLYPWNNDKLVIGKFCQIAAGVEFVMNGANHQMNAISTFPFYTLAGWDMKAPAPADMPLKGDTVIGNDVWIGQNATILPGVHIGDGAIIGASSVVGSNVDPYTIVAGNPAQFIRNRFDDELTNLMLEWRWWDKPIEEINSLIPILTSSDLTEVKKNVKEMLGKG; encoded by the coding sequence ATGCCTACACCGCAAAACATCCCCGACCCGAATACAATCCACCCGATTGCGGGCTACGACAAGGAAATCTACGTGAAGCCGACGCTCAAGAACCCGAATATCATCGTGGGCGACTTCACCTACATTGCCGACAGCGAATTCGAAAGCCACGTGACTCACTTATACCCGTGGAACAACGACAAGCTGGTTATCGGCAAGTTCTGCCAGATTGCGGCGGGAGTGGAATTCGTGATGAACGGGGCGAACCACCAGATGAACGCGATATCGACATTCCCGTTCTACACGCTTGCAGGCTGGGACATGAAGGCGCCCGCCCCTGCGGACATGCCGCTCAAGGGAGACACCGTCATCGGGAACGACGTGTGGATTGGCCAGAACGCAACGATACTCCCCGGAGTGCATATCGGTGACGGCGCAATCATCGGCGCAAGCAGCGTCGTAGGCAGCAACGTGGACCCCTACACCATCGTGGCCGGGAACCCAGCGCAGTTTATCCGTAACCGCTTTGACGACGAGCTCACCAACCTCATGCTCGAATGGCGCTGGTGGGACAAACCCATCGAAGAAATCAACTCGCTCATCCCGATACTCACAAGCAGTGACTTGACAGAAGTCAAGAAGAATGTGAAAGAAATGCTCGGGAAAGGGTGA
- a CDS encoding FKBP-type peptidyl-prolyl cis-trans isomerase — protein MNIICKSSALAVCAGLFACGGSQKPAVEPASADSTAVQAPARLDTLITDQDRFSYALGKDLGRAIANVNVPLRMDLVKKAIDDQLDSTKKSLMSDSASEAALQDLLLRMQQQKEAEEKAAAKKNLDEQVQFLAKNILDSTVKTTPKGVQYKILLDGPGITPKASDKVQVHYVGALLNGKEFDNSVKRGEPMEFPVNAVIEGWQDLLMIMHEGMKVKAWIPSELAYGAEGVPPSIPPNSLLVFEVQLLKVYAENPEPLPAASAPADSAAAPAAAPADPAAKPATKN, from the coding sequence ATGAATATAATATGCAAGTCCTCCGCTCTTGCCGTTTGTGCAGGTCTTTTTGCCTGCGGCGGCTCCCAGAAACCGGCTGTTGAACCTGCTTCGGCCGATTCCACTGCGGTACAGGCTCCGGCTCGCCTAGATACCCTGATTACCGATCAGGACCGGTTCAGCTATGCCCTCGGAAAAGATTTGGGCCGGGCCATTGCCAATGTGAACGTCCCATTGCGGATGGATTTGGTCAAAAAGGCCATTGACGACCAGTTGGATTCGACGAAAAAGTCTCTAATGAGCGATTCTGCTTCTGAGGCGGCTCTTCAGGACCTGCTTTTGCGCATGCAGCAGCAGAAGGAGGCCGAGGAAAAGGCTGCGGCCAAGAAGAATCTTGACGAACAGGTTCAGTTCCTGGCGAAGAATATTTTGGATTCTACGGTGAAAACGACCCCGAAGGGTGTGCAGTACAAGATTCTCTTGGACGGGCCGGGAATTACCCCAAAGGCGTCGGACAAGGTCCAGGTGCATTACGTGGGTGCCCTGCTCAACGGAAAAGAGTTTGATAACAGCGTCAAGCGTGGCGAACCCATGGAATTTCCGGTGAATGCTGTCATCGAAGGTTGGCAGGACCTCCTTATGATTATGCACGAAGGCATGAAGGTGAAGGCCTGGATTCCTAGCGAACTCGCTTATGGCGCGGAAGGCGTTCCTCCGTCAATTCCGCCGAACTCGCTCCTCGTGTTCGAAGTACAACTGTTGAAGGTCTATGCTGAAAATCCGGAACCGCTGCCTGCAGCCAGTGCTCCGGCGGATTCGGCTGCCGCTCCGGCGGCTGCTCCGGCAGACCCTGCGGCGAAACCCGCCACCAAGAATTAA
- the argA gene encoding amino-acid N-acetyltransferase: MNKSASDFYSQHFEVAGFIREVFGYMDRFKGQLFILKIDDSLMDHPLFPVLMRDIALLHKAGIRIIIVPGTRKSIDAQLKAWEIESKFHDGVRLTSEEALPLIEQASLGVAQRIMSHLTASGLSGIQGNWVLARSLGVIDGVDYMRTGRIERIQRDILDQLLNEKFVPIIPPIGWNKLGHAYNISSTELATEICKYMKVGKLFFIGNENGIKLKGLVTGKNTKYLEPTESGVISALDVDQAKELLELNSDVLNFAQMDYLMNAIHACEAGANRVHLLSGEFQGSVLQEVFSARGDGTMVYANQYSSIRPANIEDIPDILRIMQDYIAKGYLVPRTQESISEKLKDYVVYSIDNSIHGCGALHAFEDGMAEIAGIAVGANYRKSGIGDAIVRHLISIGRMKGYKKLFLLTTQALDWFYPFGFEDGTVEDLPKSKRDNYNQKRNSRILILPLDK; this comes from the coding sequence ATGAACAAGTCTGCGTCTGATTTCTACTCTCAGCACTTCGAAGTCGCCGGGTTCATCCGGGAAGTCTTCGGTTACATGGACCGGTTCAAGGGCCAGCTCTTCATCTTGAAGATTGATGACAGCCTCATGGACCACCCCCTGTTCCCGGTGCTCATGCGAGATATCGCCCTGTTGCACAAGGCGGGTATCCGCATCATTATCGTGCCGGGTACGCGCAAGAGTATCGACGCGCAGCTCAAGGCTTGGGAAATCGAATCCAAGTTCCATGACGGCGTGCGGCTTACGAGCGAAGAGGCCCTGCCCCTCATAGAGCAGGCGTCCTTGGGCGTTGCCCAGCGCATCATGAGCCACCTCACGGCGAGCGGCCTCAGCGGTATCCAGGGCAACTGGGTGCTGGCGCGGAGCCTTGGCGTCATCGACGGCGTAGACTACATGAGAACGGGCCGGATCGAAAGGATTCAGCGTGATATCCTCGACCAGCTTTTGAACGAAAAGTTTGTGCCTATCATTCCGCCGATTGGCTGGAACAAGCTCGGGCATGCGTACAACATCAGCTCTACCGAACTTGCGACCGAAATCTGCAAGTATATGAAGGTGGGCAAGCTGTTCTTCATTGGTAACGAGAACGGTATCAAGCTCAAGGGTCTTGTGACCGGCAAGAACACAAAGTATTTGGAACCCACCGAGTCGGGCGTGATTTCGGCTTTGGACGTGGACCAGGCGAAGGAACTGTTGGAACTCAATTCCGACGTGTTGAACTTTGCGCAGATGGACTACCTGATGAACGCCATCCATGCCTGCGAGGCGGGCGCGAACCGCGTTCACCTGCTAAGCGGTGAATTCCAGGGCAGTGTGCTGCAAGAAGTATTCAGCGCACGCGGTGACGGTACCATGGTGTACGCGAACCAGTACTCGAGTATTAGGCCTGCGAACATCGAAGATATTCCGGATATCCTCCGGATTATGCAGGACTACATTGCGAAGGGCTACCTGGTGCCGCGTACACAGGAAAGCATTTCCGAAAAGCTCAAGGACTACGTGGTGTACAGCATCGACAACAGCATCCACGGTTGCGGTGCGTTGCACGCCTTCGAAGACGGCATGGCCGAAATTGCGGGCATTGCCGTGGGTGCGAACTACCGCAAGTCGGGCATTGGCGACGCGATTGTACGGCACCTGATTTCTATTGGGCGCATGAAGGGCTACAAGAAATTGTTCCTGCTCACGACGCAGGCGCTCGACTGGTTCTACCCGTTCGGATTTGAGGACGGCACGGTCGAGGACTTGCCCAAGAGCAAGCGGGACAACTACAACCAGAAGCGTAACTCGCGCATATTGATACTCCCGCTTGACAAGTAG
- the folE gene encoding GTP cyclohydrolase I FolE yields MMDFKKMEDGFRMILEGMGENPNREGLLDTPKRVAKMYAELMTGLSGETRAEDILKTRFHEKYDEMIIVPDIEFASMCEHHFLPFTGKAHVAYIPGDCVVGLSKIPRVVEFYARFPQIQERMTRQIAELIQKELNPKGVAVVLEASHMCMTMRGVKKPGATMVTTQLLGRFKTDEKTRAEFMSRIYAPR; encoded by the coding sequence ATGATGGATTTCAAGAAGATGGAAGATGGCTTCCGGATGATTCTGGAAGGCATGGGCGAAAACCCGAACCGTGAAGGTCTTTTGGATACGCCGAAGCGTGTCGCGAAGATGTACGCCGAACTCATGACGGGGCTTTCGGGTGAAACCCGCGCCGAAGATATCTTGAAGACGCGTTTCCATGAAAAGTACGACGAGATGATCATTGTGCCGGATATCGAGTTTGCAAGCATGTGCGAACACCATTTTCTGCCGTTCACGGGCAAGGCACATGTGGCTTACATCCCCGGCGATTGCGTGGTGGGCCTTTCCAAGATTCCGCGCGTGGTGGAATTTTACGCGCGCTTCCCGCAAATTCAGGAACGCATGACGCGCCAGATTGCAGAACTCATCCAGAAGGAGCTGAACCCGAAAGGCGTGGCCGTGGTGCTCGAGGCATCCCACATGTGTATGACGATGCGTGGTGTGAAAAAGCCCGGTGCCACGATGGTGACGACGCAGCTTTTGGGCCGCTTCAAGACCGACGAGAAAACGCGTGCCGAATTCATGTCTAGGATTTATGCGCCTCGGTAA
- a CDS encoding sodium-dependent transporter: protein MERENFKSRLGFILIAAGCAIGLGNVWRFPYIAGQYGGAAFVLPYLGFLLFLGLPILMAELALGRGGRSGVARAFDNLEKPGTKWHWAKFPLISANYILMAFYSVVTGWMLYYFYKMVTDANFLKGTPDQIAAGFGEMLANPALMIFWMTVAIVLGLGVVSLGLQKGVEGVTKKMMICLLVIMVLLAIRAVTLPGSTAGLQFYLLPSFERLTQSGKGVGEAIFAAFAHAFFTLSIGIGSMAIFGSYIGRKHSLVKEAASVCILDTVVALVAGIIIIPSCFAFGQSPGQGPGLIFVTLSNVFSMMPAGRFCGAAFFLFMSFAALSTLIAVFENLVSFWMDLKGYDRKRVAFWNILVVFALSLPCALGFNVLAGFEPFGPGSCVLDLEDFIVSNTMLPLGGMFIVIFCSSRYGWGQEKFFAEINSGKGYKIPSNTIFKIYFKWVLPVLVSILLIQGYLSKFAPDLCAKIFG from the coding sequence ATGGAACGCGAAAATTTTAAATCAAGACTTGGTTTTATCCTTATCGCTGCCGGTTGCGCCATCGGATTGGGCAACGTTTGGCGTTTCCCTTATATTGCGGGCCAGTACGGCGGTGCGGCTTTTGTGCTGCCCTATCTTGGCTTCTTGCTGTTCCTCGGGCTCCCGATCCTCATGGCGGAACTTGCGCTGGGTCGTGGCGGCCGTAGCGGTGTCGCCCGCGCCTTCGATAACCTGGAAAAGCCGGGGACCAAGTGGCACTGGGCCAAGTTCCCGCTGATTTCGGCGAACTACATCTTGATGGCGTTCTACTCGGTGGTCACGGGCTGGATGCTCTACTACTTCTACAAGATGGTCACCGACGCGAACTTCCTCAAGGGGACTCCCGACCAGATTGCGGCCGGTTTCGGTGAAATGCTTGCGAACCCCGCGCTTATGATTTTCTGGATGACCGTCGCCATCGTGCTCGGCCTTGGGGTCGTATCGCTTGGGCTCCAGAAAGGTGTCGAGGGCGTCACCAAGAAGATGATGATTTGCCTGCTTGTCATCATGGTCCTCCTTGCCATTCGAGCCGTGACGCTTCCGGGTTCTACTGCAGGTCTCCAGTTCTATTTGCTTCCGTCTTTCGAGCGCTTGACGCAGTCGGGCAAGGGCGTGGGCGAGGCAATCTTTGCGGCATTCGCGCATGCGTTCTTCACGCTCAGTATCGGTATCGGTAGCATGGCGATTTTCGGTAGCTACATAGGCCGCAAGCACTCCCTCGTCAAGGAAGCTGCGAGTGTCTGCATCCTTGATACGGTCGTCGCGCTTGTTGCGGGTATTATCATCATCCCGAGCTGCTTCGCCTTTGGCCAATCTCCGGGACAGGGCCCGGGTCTCATCTTCGTTACGCTTTCCAACGTGTTTTCCATGATGCCGGCGGGTCGGTTCTGCGGTGCGGCGTTCTTCCTGTTCATGTCTTTCGCGGCTCTGTCCACCTTGATTGCCGTGTTCGAGAACCTCGTCTCGTTCTGGATGGACCTCAAGGGGTACGACCGTAAAAGGGTCGCCTTCTGGAACATCCTGGTCGTATTCGCGCTTTCGCTCCCGTGCGCCCTCGGCTTCAACGTGCTTGCGGGCTTTGAACCGTTCGGCCCCGGCAGCTGTGTGCTGGACCTCGAAGACTTTATCGTGAGTAACACCATGCTTCCGCTTGGCGGCATGTTCATCGTGATTTTCTGCTCCAGCCGTTACGGCTGGGGGCAGGAGAAATTCTTTGCCGAAATCAACTCCGGCAAGGGCTACAAGATTCCGAGCAACACCATCTTCAAGATTTATTTCAAGTGGGTGCTGCCTGTGCTTGTTTCCATCTTGCTTATTCAAGGGTATCTCTCCAAGTTCGCCCCCGACCTCTGCGCCAAAATCTTCGGATAG
- the folD gene encoding bifunctional methylenetetrahydrofolate dehydrogenase/methenyltetrahydrofolate cyclohydrolase FolD, with protein sequence MAALILDGKALAKTTEEELSARVAKLKEKTGKTPILATILVGDDPASATYVKMKGNACARVGMESIRVVLPKNTTTEELLNKIQELNDNRDVHGILLQHPVPRHIDERAAFEAIDARKDVDGVTCLGFGRMAMGEPAYGCATPAGIMRLLKAYNIPLAGKHAVVVGRSAILGKPMAMMLLNADCTVTICHSKTQNLPEFVKQADILVGAVGKPEFIKKEWIKQGAVVVDAGYHPGGVGDIEKGLDNVASAYTPVPGGVGPMTINTLIYQSVESGEKYLG encoded by the coding sequence ATGGCAGCACTCATCCTCGACGGCAAGGCCCTCGCCAAGACCACTGAAGAAGAACTCAGCGCCCGCGTGGCGAAACTCAAGGAAAAAACGGGCAAGACCCCCATCCTCGCGACCATCCTGGTGGGCGACGACCCGGCCAGCGCCACCTACGTGAAGATGAAGGGCAACGCCTGCGCCCGCGTGGGCATGGAAAGCATCCGCGTGGTGCTCCCCAAGAACACCACCACCGAGGAACTGCTGAACAAAATCCAGGAATTGAACGACAACCGCGACGTACACGGCATTCTGCTGCAGCACCCAGTCCCGCGCCACATCGATGAACGCGCCGCTTTCGAGGCCATTGACGCCCGCAAAGACGTGGACGGAGTGACCTGCCTGGGCTTTGGCCGCATGGCGATGGGCGAGCCCGCCTACGGATGCGCGACTCCCGCCGGAATCATGCGCCTTTTGAAGGCCTACAACATCCCGCTCGCAGGCAAGCATGCCGTAGTCGTCGGCCGCAGCGCCATTCTGGGCAAGCCGATGGCGATGATGCTTTTGAATGCCGACTGCACCGTGACCATCTGCCACAGCAAGACGCAGAACCTCCCCGAATTCGTGAAGCAGGCCGACATCCTCGTGGGTGCCGTGGGCAAGCCCGAGTTCATCAAGAAGGAATGGATCAAGCAGGGCGCGGTCGTGGTCGACGCCGGTTACCATCCGGGTGGAGTCGGCGACATCGAAAAGGGACTCGACAACGTGGCATCCGCCTACACGCCGGTCCCCGGCGGCGTGGGCCCCATGACCATCAACACGCTCATCTACCAGAGCGTGGAAAGCGGCGAAAAGTATCTGGGATAG
- a CDS encoding lysoplasmalogenase family protein: protein MNKKTLITLLLILVSVLMITFFVMDWLVFYRCGAVEQCLVESSNYQNIAKFAVTGIMTVIVFFIGGNCLCRRDRNFLQAGFAMALCADFCLKILHNYSHFLDHRSDYTLLGICFFMVVQALFIYRHTRMSDTDNSSPWILCIPFGVMFLANALHLFRIFEGPTVPIVATYGAFLICSLIVACKVPKKGYFPEKNARNIKRGMILFFCCDACVGLSLATGEDHSVQEIVATVANNFVWYFYTPALILLGLSGYKRKG from the coding sequence ATGAACAAGAAAACTCTCATTACTTTGCTTTTAATTCTCGTCAGTGTCCTCATGATCACGTTCTTCGTGATGGACTGGCTCGTGTTTTACCGCTGCGGCGCCGTCGAGCAATGCCTTGTCGAAAGCAGCAATTACCAGAATATCGCCAAGTTTGCGGTTACCGGCATCATGACGGTCATCGTATTCTTCATTGGCGGTAACTGCCTGTGCAGACGCGACCGCAACTTTCTACAGGCCGGCTTCGCGATGGCCTTGTGTGCAGACTTCTGCCTCAAGATTCTGCACAATTATTCCCACTTTCTGGACCACCGCAGTGACTACACATTGCTCGGCATCTGCTTTTTCATGGTGGTGCAGGCCTTGTTCATTTACCGCCATACGCGCATGAGCGACACGGACAACAGTTCCCCGTGGATTCTTTGCATCCCGTTTGGCGTCATGTTCCTCGCGAATGCGCTGCACCTGTTCCGCATTTTCGAGGGCCCGACGGTCCCGATTGTCGCCACCTACGGCGCCTTCCTCATCTGCTCGCTGATTGTCGCTTGCAAGGTGCCCAAGAAGGGGTATTTCCCCGAAAAGAACGCCAGGAATATCAAGCGCGGCATGATCCTGTTCTTCTGCTGCGACGCCTGCGTTGGCCTTTCGCTGGCTACGGGCGAAGACCATAGCGTCCAAGAAATTGTCGCTACGGTCGCAAACAACTTTGTGTGGTATTTCTACACCCCGGCCCTGATTCTGTTGGGCCTCAGCGGGTATAAGAGGAAAGGGTAA
- a CDS encoding glycoside hydrolase translates to MDSFLKGLVFASFFGVCFCTNAFAQTKVVVDPSKKYQVFEGWGTSLCWWAVLVGAWDEANRDKFLGAVADPDTGLGYNIFRYNVGGGDQPGHNHLTKGDGGGKVPGYKPTEKGDFDWTADPAQRGVALSLNKMVKDPIFEAFSNSPPWWMTKSGCVSGSNDGSDNLKEDYFDDFADYLSEVALHFKTEWGLTFRTVEPFNEPSAGWWKSNGGQEGCGFKNNQSKMIVELGKALKKKGLYPETSVSAADETSIKQAHDQLGNYTSEALSYLGQVNTHSYSDGSYRKQLYNRAFSMDKRLWQSETGPLSKNGDEHIALWMANVIIQDLRDLKAEAWIDWQIADPAENWRSIKADHKKQTFSYMPRYYMHAAFSRYIRPGSRIIDSDNGNTVAALRPDGALVIVVRNSGSSDVKYNFDLSKFKKLGTTAKVVRFELPGSLKPADDIAISGTSLAMTAKSNTVTTMVVADVEGTDCTPSEVISYVKIHNGDWEESKDVSLKKGDSLVIGPHPYEGGRWSWTGPNDYYYLGREARFKNMDGTKSGIYTGKYVNPSGCETELKVKVVVDDPEHPYVEKPPEDTSTTAFKNVRLASLVRAYRFGDGIRVTGTNGGWTVFRMYDMQGIPVKTAEFVGDGIVQMGPAQPRGHYVVQILDRSGMRLFEGIVRY, encoded by the coding sequence ATGGATTCTTTCTTGAAAGGTCTCGTTTTTGCCTCGTTTTTTGGGGTATGCTTCTGCACGAACGCCTTCGCGCAGACCAAGGTCGTTGTCGACCCGTCTAAGAAGTACCAGGTTTTCGAGGGCTGGGGCACGAGCCTCTGCTGGTGGGCTGTTCTTGTGGGTGCCTGGGATGAGGCGAACCGCGACAAGTTCCTGGGTGCCGTCGCCGACCCCGACACGGGCTTGGGTTACAATATTTTCCGTTACAACGTTGGCGGCGGGGACCAGCCTGGTCACAATCACCTTACGAAAGGTGACGGCGGCGGCAAGGTTCCCGGTTACAAGCCGACAGAGAAGGGCGACTTTGACTGGACGGCCGATCCCGCCCAACGCGGCGTCGCCCTCAGCCTCAACAAGATGGTCAAAGACCCGATTTTTGAGGCCTTCAGCAATTCCCCTCCGTGGTGGATGACCAAGAGCGGTTGCGTCTCGGGCAGTAACGACGGTTCCGACAACCTGAAAGAAGATTATTTTGACGATTTCGCGGATTACCTTTCTGAGGTGGCGCTCCACTTCAAGACGGAATGGGGGCTCACGTTCCGCACGGTCGAGCCGTTCAACGAACCGAGTGCCGGCTGGTGGAAATCGAATGGCGGCCAGGAGGGGTGCGGTTTCAAGAACAACCAGTCCAAGATGATTGTGGAACTGGGCAAGGCACTCAAGAAGAAGGGACTCTACCCGGAAACGTCCGTGAGTGCGGCCGACGAGACGTCCATCAAGCAGGCGCATGACCAGCTGGGCAATTACACCTCCGAGGCGCTGTCTTACTTGGGCCAGGTGAACACGCACAGCTATTCCGACGGCAGCTACCGCAAGCAACTTTACAACCGTGCCTTCAGCATGGACAAGCGCCTTTGGCAGTCCGAGACGGGCCCGCTGAGCAAGAACGGCGACGAGCATATCGCGCTGTGGATGGCGAATGTGATTATCCAGGACTTGCGCGACCTGAAGGCCGAGGCTTGGATTGACTGGCAGATTGCCGACCCCGCCGAGAACTGGCGTTCCATCAAGGCGGACCACAAGAAACAGACATTCTCCTACATGCCGCGCTACTACATGCACGCTGCGTTCAGCCGCTACATTCGCCCGGGTTCGCGCATTATCGATAGCGACAACGGCAACACGGTTGCCGCCCTGCGCCCCGACGGGGCGCTGGTCATCGTCGTGCGGAACAGCGGTAGCAGCGACGTGAAGTACAACTTCGATTTGAGCAAGTTCAAGAAGTTAGGGACAACGGCGAAGGTCGTGCGTTTCGAGCTGCCGGGCAGCCTCAAGCCGGCTGACGATATCGCCATCAGCGGCACTTCGCTTGCGATGACGGCGAAATCGAATACCGTCACGACGATGGTTGTCGCGGATGTGGAAGGGACGGATTGCACTCCGTCGGAGGTCATCTCTTACGTAAAAATCCACAATGGCGACTGGGAAGAATCTAAGGATGTGTCGCTCAAGAAGGGCGATTCCCTGGTCATCGGCCCGCACCCGTACGAGGGTGGTCGCTGGAGCTGGACCGGCCCGAATGACTACTATTACCTGGGCCGCGAAGCCCGTTTCAAGAACATGGACGGGACAAAGAGCGGAATCTACACGGGCAAGTACGTGAACCCGTCGGGCTGCGAGACGGAATTGAAGGTCAAGGTCGTGGTGGACGACCCGGAACACCCCTATGTCGAGAAGCCGCCTGAGGACACGTCGACAACAGCCTTCAAAAACGTGCGGCTCGCTTCCCTTGTCCGTGCCTACAGATTCGGGGACGGGATTCGGGTGACGGGCACAAACGGCGGATGGACTGTGTTCCGGATGTACGACATGCAGGGGATTCCTGTGAAAACGGCTGAATTTGTCGGGGACGGGATTGTCCAAATGGGCCCTGCCCAGCCACGCGGACACTATGTCGTCCAAATTCTCGACAGGTCGGGCATGCGTTTGTTCGAAGGAATTGTTCGATATTAA